DNA sequence from the Pseudomonadota bacterium genome:
GATCAGGCGCTGCGCGGGCAGATCGTTCGACGCAGCCAGTTCCGCGTACCGCGTCTGGCGGTGGCCGACCTCTCGGGGCAGATCGTCGCGGGTTGCGCGCCCCGCGGCAAGCACCTGCTGCTGCGCACCGATGCGGGGCGCACGTTGCACACCCATCTGATGATGCACGGCAGCTGGGTTCTGCAGAAGCCAGGAGGGCGGTGGCGCGGCGGTCCGGGCCACGAGGTCCGGGTGGTGCTCGAGACCGACGCGTGGGTCGCCCTGGGCTTTCGCCTCGGCGTGGTCGAGCTGTTCGACACCACCGAAGAGGCAGCGCGCCTGGGGCACCTCGGTCCGGATCTCCTGGGTTCTGACTGGGACGCCGCAGAGGCCGCGCGTCGCCTGCGCCGGCGCCCCGAGCGCGCCATCAGCGAGGCGCTGCTCGACCAGACGTGCCTCGCGGGCATCGGCAACATCTACAAGAGCGAGACCCTGTTTCTCGAGGGCATCCACCCGCTGCGACCGGTTTCGCAGATCGAG
Encoded proteins:
- a CDS encoding Fpg/Nei family DNA glycosylase — protein: MPEGDTVFQVAHTLDQALRGQIVRRSQFRVPRLAVADLSGQIVAGCAPRGKHLLLRTDAGRTLHTHLMMHGSWVLQKPGGRWRGGPGHEVRVVLETDAWVALGFRLGVVELFDTTEEAARLGHLGPDLLGSDWDAAEAARRLRRRPERAISEALLDQTCLAGIGNIYKSETLFLEGIHPLRPVSQIEEGALDAVVARAHRLLHFAVKHGRQFTTGMYRERFYVFERTGRPCRRCRTPIAERRGPPVGVSRITDPDIDRAARITYWCPRCQPE